A stretch of Triticum aestivum cultivar Chinese Spring chromosome 1D, IWGSC CS RefSeq v2.1, whole genome shotgun sequence DNA encodes these proteins:
- the LOC123179739 gene encoding two-component response regulator ORR42-like, with protein MTSSLKALLVDDMAVERMVVSSMLRNFHCEITLAKNGKEAVDMFLEGNEFDIVVCDKDMPIMTGPEAIVKIRAMGATDVKIVGVSADDNAMEAFMGAGADDFVPKPVRPEILQPMVQEVINKKKN; from the exons ATGACATCCTCCCTCAAGGCATTGCTTGTTGATGATATGGCAGTTGAACGCATGGTTGTCTCCTCCATGCTGCGCAACTTCCACTGCGAGATCACCCTGGCGAAGAATGGGAAAGAAGCTGTTGATATGTTTCTTGAGGGCAACGAGTTTGATATTGTTGTGTGTGATAAGGACATGCCCATAATGACCGGTCCCGAG GCCATTGTGAAGATCCGTGCTATGGGAGCCACTGATGTGAAGATCGTCGGGGTTTCCGCTGATGATAACGCCATGGAGGCGTTCATGGGTGCCGGTGCTGATGATTTTGTGCCCAAACCAGTGAGGCCTGAGATTCTGCAGCCTATGGTCCAGGAGgtcatcaacaagaagaagaattAA